Below is a window of Clostridia bacterium DNA.
AGTACTTTCTTTTGTTATGTACGCATTTGCAATATAGTAACATTTATTTATATATTTTGTCAATAACTCCTCCGCCTAAACAATACTTTTCATCATAAAAAACTGCGTATTGCCCTTGTGTGACTGCTCGTTGAGGTTGACTAAACGTAACTAGGCAAGAATTATCGTCGTTTATGCATATTGTAACGGGTTGCTCTTGCTGTCTATATCTAAATTTTGCAAAACAATCAAACTGTTTATTAATTGGTTTTGACGGAATAAAGTTTACATCGCTAACTAGACAAGCCTTGCTATATAACTGTTCTTCGCTACCGTGAGAAACTATAAGTCTATTGGTTGACAAATCTTTTTCGCAAACAAACCATCTACCCTCTTGCCCGTCCTTTGCCCCGCCTAAGTTAAGCCCTTTGCGTTGACCTAAGGTATAAAACATTAGTCCTATATGTTCGCCCACGACTTGACCGTCAATGGTGACTATTTGTCCGCTTTTTGCGGGAAAATAATTCTGCATAAATTTGCGAAAGTTGCGTTCGCCGATAAAACAAATTCCTGTGCTGTCTTTTTTACAAGCGGTTGGAATATTGTTGTCTTTTGCAAGCTGTCTAACTTGGGGTTTGGTATAATTTTGCAAAGGGAACAGTACTTTTGACAGCTGAAATTGATTTAGTTGATTGAGAAAATATGTTTGGTCTTTATCTATGTCTACCGCCTTAGACAGATAATGCAGTCCGTTAATATGTTCGATACCACAATAATGTCCGGTTGCAATATAGTCGGCGTCAAAAGTTAAGGCAAAATCTAAAAAAGACCCAAATTTTATCTCCTTATTGCACAAAACATCGGGGTTAGGGGTGCGTCCCTTGCCATATTCTTCTAAAAAATAACTAAATACTTTGTCTTGATACTGTTTTGCAAAATTAATTGAATAACAAGGTATATCTAAACAAGAGCATACCGCCTTAGCGTCGGCAAAATCTGCCTCTGCGCAACATACTCCGTTAGAATCTGTTTCTTCCCAATTCTTCATAAATAGCCCGATTACTTCGTAGCCTTGTTGTTTAAGCAATAAGGCTGCGACTGAACTGTCGACGCCTCCGCTGATGCCTAGCACTACTCTCATATATTACTTCTTAGGCTTCTTACTAAGCACTTTTAGTAGATTGATAAATTCGGCGTTATTGTTAGTTGTCATAAGTAGGTCTATTAATTGTTCGGTTGCGTCTATTGTGTCGGTACGAGAAAGAGCCCTACGAATCATCCACATACCTTCGAGTTGACTTTGAGTAAGTAACATTTCTTCTCGCCTTGTACCGCTTTTAGCTAGGTCGATTGCGGGGAAAATGCGTTTCTCGCTCATTCTACGGTCAAGGTGAATTTCCATATTGCCCGTACCTTTAAATTCTTCGTAAACTATGTCGTCTAGACGACTGCCGGTATCGATTAAAGCCGTTGCGAGTATAGTTAGGCTACCTTTGCCGACAACGTTGCGACCTGCGCCAAAGAAACGCTTAGGCTCTTGAAGCGCAGAAATATCCAGTCCGCCGGTAAGCGTTCTACCGCTTTGCTCGGCTGTTTGGTTATAAGCCCTGCCTAGACGAGTTATGCTGTCTAATAAAATCATAACGTCCTGACCTTGTTCGACCCTGCGTTTTGCATTGCTAATTACAAGCTCGGCTATTTGTATATGATGTATTGGAGATTGGTCAAATGTAGAGTAAGCTACGTCGCAATCTAAGCTTTGTTTAAAGTCGGTGACTTCTTCGGGTCTTTCGTCAATCAACAACACAATTAAGTGCATTTCGGGGTGATTTGCTCGTATAGCTTGGGCAATCTTTTTGAGTAAAATGGTCTTGCCTGTCTTAGGGGCGGCAACAATTAGCCCCCTTTGCCCCTTGCCTATGGGCGCAACTAGGTCGATTAGACGCAAAGAATACTCGTTTTTATCCATTTCTAGCGTTAGACGCTCGTTAGGATAGCAAGAAACCATATCTTCAAAGCGTTCTTTGCGAACGTATTCTTCGCAAGGCACGTCGTTAATCTTAAATACAAATATAAGCGAGGGCGATTGCTTTTCGTTAAACGCTCTTGATTTACATTCTATTTTGTCGCCTGTTTTTAGTCCAAAACGACGAATTTGTACCGGTGGAACATAAACGTCGCCGTAAGAACTATGGAAATTTTCCACTCGTAAAAAACCATATCCTTCGGGTAATATTTCAAGAATACCCGACACTACGGTGTCTTTTGCGCTTGCTGTTTCGGTGTCTGCCGGCGGAGTAGTGTCTGCTGGCTGTTGAGGTTTTTGTAGAATTAACTCTTCGGGCGTCTCTTCGGGCGTCTCTTCGTCTATTTGAACTTGTTCGTTAAATACTTCTACGTCTTGTTGATTTACGGCTGTTTCTTGTCCAACCGAAGTAATATCGACTTGCTTTATAGGCGGTCTGCCTCTCCTTGATTGTGGTTGAGGTTTAGCTCGCCCCTCTTTGATTGCTAATATTTGGTCGATTAAATCTTGCTTTGGACGTGTTGTTGGTCTATCTACTCCAACATCTCTTGCAAGCGTACGCAGTTGATGAATCAGCATAGCTGACAAAGCGCTTTGAGTAAAAACTGTTTCTGACATAAAACCTCCGTAATAATAAGTAGACTACTTGTTATTTGTTGAAAAATGATAAAATTGTTGTGTTTGGTACAAAGTAAATAAAATTGTTAAAAAATTATGTGTTGTTAAGTCAATAATCTATATGCTTACTTATATAGTCATTATACCATTTGCAAATATAAAGTCAAGTTTTTACTTATATTTCTATTAATTAAAAATTATTACCATATTATATTGCTATAATAACAAAAATAGCCTAAGCGTTATTAACATTTAGGCTATTTTTTATTTTTATTGCGTAAGATTGCTACATTACATAGTAGCCTTGTTGTGTGTTGATTACTTTTAAAATGTCCCTTTCTCTTAATGTTTGACAATCTATATAAACATAGTATTTATCTTTGCCTTGCGTGCAAACCAACTCGTAACAAAGGTGTTCTTTTCCGCAATCATCGGGAATAATTGCAAGACTCTTGCTCGAAACATTTAATCCCGAGCTTAATTTTGCGCTGGCTTGATAAAATTTATCGTGACCTTGCGGAATTGTTCTTGTTTTATGATTTACTAAATATGCAAACGTTTCAATGCCCACAACTTGGTCGCTTGTTGTATCGATTGCCATTTTAATCATATCCGGATAAACTCTAACGCCGTCTACCGTATAGACAAGGTTGATATAGATTCGGTCGTCAATCGGTTTAGACGCCCACATAGCTTTACAGTCAAAACCTAAGTTTTTTGCAAGATTTTCAGCTATTTTAATATATTTATCTTTGTTATAGGGTTTTGAAGCGCTAATAGGAGCGTTATATCCGTCAAATTGAAGCAGTCTACCATCGGTAGTTAGCATAACCGTAAATTCTGCGCCATTATTTGTAGTCATAGAATATCTTAACGCTTTGGCTTTATTAGTAATTGTATCTACATAATCAAGTTTTGCTATGCCATAATCGGCAAATGTTCTTTTAATATAATTTAGTCCTTGTTGGCTAGTGATGTCTTCGCCTAAAACTAATTTCTTCTCCGCAAAGGAATCGGCATAAGGTCCGTCGTAAATTAAAGTTGGGTAATTAAACAAAGATTTGGCTTGGTCGCTATTTGAAATACCTTCCATATCAAAGTTTGTCATATCGCCTTCGATAGCGTTATTTTCTAATACAAGATAGAAGTTTTCGGCTACTTTTTGCAATTTGCTTAAATATTGTCTTTCTCTTTGAGTTAGTTTATCGCCCAAAGAAGAATGTCCCGCTAGACAAGACAGTAGGTCTTGGGTTTGATTTATAAATTTATTTGCGTTAGAAATTACTTTTACGCTAGAATTAATAGGCAAAAGCGAAATATTTGTTGAAGAAGAAGACAAATAGCCCATAGTTTGCATAATCAATTTACCGGCGTTAATTGTGTCGTTACTAACGGCAAGTTTGCTTAAACTAACCGCAACATTACGCATATCGTCGGTTAATTGATAGACGCATTGTTGATAAAGATTATTTAATTTTTGCTTAGCAAGTTCGTTTTTGGTTAAGTTGCCCTCGTCTTGCTGTTGGCTGGGAATTAGCTCGCCTGAGGTTTTATCGCTTGTTGTGTCTTTAATATCTTTGGTATCTTTATTTAAATTTTGATTGTTGTCGTTTAAGGAAGCGTTGTTAGCGCTTCCTTTGTTGTCAATAACCTTGTCGGGAATTACGGTAAAGTCGCTTTTTGGGGCGGTCAATGTCGCATTTATTCTAATAAGATTATTGAGTTTGCTCTTGGCGATGTCGGGGTCGGCATTTTTGATTGTTAAAGTATAGGAATTAAGTTGATTACCTTCTACCTTAGTATTGCCGTAAACGTTGCCAGCTAGCGCATAAAATATGCTTAGAGCAATCGTAAGCGTCCACATTACGCCAAAGAATATTGCAAAAC
It encodes the following:
- the mnmA gene encoding tRNA 2-thiouridine(34) synthase MnmA → MRVVLGISGGVDSSVAALLLKQQGYEVIGLFMKNWEETDSNGVCCAEADFADAKAVCSCLDIPCYSINFAKQYQDKVFSYFLEEYGKGRTPNPDVLCNKEIKFGSFLDFALTFDADYIATGHYCGIEHINGLHYLSKAVDIDKDQTYFLNQLNQFQLSKVLFPLQNYTKPQVRQLAKDNNIPTACKKDSTGICFIGERNFRKFMQNYFPAKSGQIVTIDGQVVGEHIGLMFYTLGQRKGLNLGGAKDGQEGRWFVCEKDLSTNRLIVSHGSEEQLYSKACLVSDVNFIPSKPINKQFDCFAKFRYRQQEQPVTICINDDNSCLVTFSQPQRAVTQGQYAVFYDEKYCLGGGVIDKIYK
- the rho gene encoding transcription termination factor Rho, which codes for MSETVFTQSALSAMLIHQLRTLARDVGVDRPTTRPKQDLIDQILAIKEGRAKPQPQSRRGRPPIKQVDITSVGQETAVNQQDVEVFNEQVQIDEETPEETPEELILQKPQQPADTTPPADTETASAKDTVVSGILEILPEGYGFLRVENFHSSYGDVYVPPVQIRRFGLKTGDKIECKSRAFNEKQSPSLIFVFKINDVPCEEYVRKERFEDMVSCYPNERLTLEMDKNEYSLRLIDLVAPIGKGQRGLIVAAPKTGKTILLKKIAQAIRANHPEMHLIVLLIDERPEEVTDFKQSLDCDVAYSTFDQSPIHHIQIAELVISNAKRRVEQGQDVMILLDSITRLGRAYNQTAEQSGRTLTGGLDISALQEPKRFFGAGRNVVGKGSLTILATALIDTGSRLDDIVYEEFKGTGNMEIHLDRRMSEKRIFPAIDLAKSGTRREEMLLTQSQLEGMWMIRRALSRTDTIDATEQLIDLLMTTNNNAEFINLLKVLSKKPKK
- a CDS encoding germination protein YpeB, giving the protein MSTRKKASKQTLGFAIFFGVMWTLTIALSIFYALAGNVYGNTKVEGNQLNSYTLTIKNADPDIAKSKLNNLIRINATLTAPKSDFTVIPDKVIDNKGSANNASLNDNNQNLNKDTKDIKDTTSDKTSGELIPSQQQDEGNLTKNELAKQKLNNLYQQCVYQLTDDMRNVAVSLSKLAVSNDTINAGKLIMQTMGYLSSSSTNISLLPINSSVKVISNANKFINQTQDLLSCLAGHSSLGDKLTQRERQYLSKLQKVAENFYLVLENNAIEGDMTNFDMEGISNSDQAKSLFNYPTLIYDGPYADSFAEKKLVLGEDITSQQGLNYIKRTFADYGIAKLDYVDTITNKAKALRYSMTTNNGAEFTVMLTTDGRLLQFDGYNAPISASKPYNKDKYIKIAENLAKNLGFDCKAMWASKPIDDRIYINLVYTVDGVRVYPDMIKMAIDTTSDQVVGIETFAYLVNHKTRTIPQGHDKFYQASAKLSSGLNVSSKSLAIIPDDCGKEHLCYELVCTQGKDKYYVYIDCQTLRERDILKVINTQQGYYVM